Genomic segment of Malus domestica chromosome 15, GDT2T_hap1:
ACTGTAAGCTTTCTAATTTTGAAATATTACTTTTTGATTTCAGTTGATTTGTGTTTGCGTCCGTGATGGTGCTGATGAGGGTTCAAATATTGTTAATTTGCAGCTCACACTGGTGGCATGCCATGCTGCTCTACCACCTCAACTTTACTGGAACTCTGTCTTGCCAAACTCAAAAATGCCAAAAGCTATCAGTGAACTTCTCCAGCCTGCAGGTTAGTATTAGAGTCTCAGAGAAGCTCAGATATTGTGTATTCCTTAGACAATAATTCTATTTAGACATACACAATTAAGATCACTACTGACACACTCTCTAATACAGGCGAGTCTAACCATCGTATATATGTAAGATGTACATGTATTAGAGAGTACATGTCAAGAAATGCGTTATATATTCTCTAAAAGTGATATAATCCATTTGTAATAGCAACAATTTAGTATTATAAAAGTTGAAGGGATGGAATAGCTTAAATGTTCTAATTGATCAAAATTGGATTGTGGTCTTGGTATGTATATACACTTATTTTCTTACATGTATGTCACTAAAAGCCACAATATAATAAGTCAATTTCAAAACAATCGGTCAACTTTTTATAAACTTTGCTCCTAGTATAGTTGACTGAAATTTCTAAAGCCATGTCGTTCGTTGATGCGTTCCTGATACCTTCAATAAATTGACTTCACAATTGTGCAAATGTGCCGATAAACTTTATGACACTTTTAGCTATACAATCTTAGTTGttagaaaatataatttgacTTCACAATTATGAATGTGCTGATAAATTTGACTTCACTTTTAGTTTTAGATATATGACCTCAACGGCGAATTCCCATATTTTCTATATATGATCCGAATATTCTCACAAATTTTAGCTTAACAATTTTGATGTTCTACCTCTTCTCACCTGTTCTCCATTATGTCTGCTAAAATTTGCAGATTTCACAGAGGATAAGAGCACCTCTGTTGTAGTAGGAAAGGGTGGTGTCAACGTTGATGCAGGAAAAGGAAAGCCCGGAGGCACCCATGTCGATGTTGGGAAGGGTACCGGAGTGCATGTGGAAGCCGGAAAAGGAAAGCCAGGCGGTGGCACTAACGTGAACGTAGGAGGCAAAGGCGGTACTGGGGTGAACACCGGGAAGGGAACCAACGTTGGTGTTGGCAAAGGAGGAGTGTCCGTAAACACAGGGCACAAGGGAAAGCCCGTGTATGTTGGAGTAAAACCAGGACCAGACCCTTTTAACTACCAGTATGCAGCCACCGAAACCCAACTCCATCAAGACCCAAACGTTGCTATTTTCTTCTTGGAGAAAGACATGCGTCCTGGAACAACAATGAACTTGCACTTCACCACAAATTCAAACACGCAAACTTTTGTGCCGCGCGAAACTGCGGAATCCATCCCATTTTCGTCCAACAAGCTGCCAGAAATCTTCAACCAATTTTCAGTGAAATCGGGTTCCGTGGAAGCGGATATAATCAAGGGTACAATTCAAGAGTGTGAGAATCCAGCCATTAGAGGAGAGGAGAAATATTGTGCTACCTCTTTGGAGTCCATGATTGACTTTAGCACTTCTAAGCTTGGAGGAGGAAATGTTCGAGCAATTTCGACAGAAGCCGGAAAAGGAGCTACATTGCAGAAGTACACAATAACTTCTGGAGTGAAGAAGTTGGCGGCGGATAAGTCGGTCGTGTGTCACAAGCAGAACTATCCCTATGCTGTCTTTTACTGCCATGCAACAAAAACAACAAGAGCTTATGTGGTGCCCCTGAAAGGTGCTGATGGGGTGAATGTTAAAGCAGTAGCAGTCTGCCATACAGACACATCGGAGTGGAACCCTAATCATTTGGCCttccaagttctcaaagttaAGCCGGGAACTGTTCCGGTCTGCCATTTCCTTCCCAGTGATCATGTTGTCTGGGTTCCAAACCAGAAATCTACCTGATTTGACTGATCAACCTTTGAGTTCTACGTATGATGATGTGATCAGCTCAATTAGCATAGTTTGAGTGGCAAGAGTTTGAAATTAAATCGACCGTCGATTACTTCTTATTGTCACTATGTATTTCAGCCTATATATATACTCATAAATGAAAGCATACTATCGTGTGGACTTGTACCAAAAAGCATGCTAGTGGACATGCTCTACTACATTCAGTAATAGTTATATATGCTTTGATTCTGTAGTGCCATCTGTCCATTGGTTCAGTTTTAAATTGTCGTGCTACTATATGCATGATACACGGGTTTCATCTCCTTTGTCTTAGGAGAGGGAGGGAGTTGAGTACGTTGCATGTCGATAATTAACAAATTTTGTATATGCTTATGAGGAAGTGGAACCTTAATTTCTTTTACGATCTAATCAAAGCAGTTACCCAGGGACTGCCAAGAAGCTAAAATCCCAAACCAAGGAGGGCACCAGATAACAAAGGGAAGTTTCATTTGTACAAATAAAAATCCACAAAAAAATCTCGCCACAAAAGtacaaattcaaaaaaaaaatcaggccACTATTGCATGCttcaaaattaaagaaaatttcaGGCCACTGCATGCTCTTGCTTTCCGGGTTTTCCCCACAAAGTTTTCTGTTGACAGGTAGGCCGACAAAAATATGAGCGCTTCACACCAGGCAATGGCAAGGGCTGCATGTTTTACACCTAATCCCAACAAATTTGGTAGTTCACCTTCTTACTTCCGCATAAAGATTGAACCCATATGCTACTGTTTACCATATCTCTCTGAGTTTTCATGTTTCATCCAGTAATTTTCGTTTGTGTTGCAAAAGTTGAGTCTTAATGGGGTTCCTTCTCTCCAGAATCTTTGCTTTTCTAACTGTAAGTAAGAGCTGTAATTTTGAATCCTCCCTGTGACAAGAGCTATAATTTTGAATCCTCCCTGTTACTATAGTTAATTTGATTGATCTTATGTTTTtgctaattttattttctttctctcttactAATTGTGCGAGTTTAATTTCAGCTCACACTGGTGGGTGTCCATGCTGCTTTACCTTTGTCACCTCAGCTTTACTGGAATTCCGTCCAGCCAAACTCACCAATGCCGAAGATATCAGTCAACTAGTCCAGACTGGTTAGTATCTATGTACAACCTCAGATTGGCTTCAAAAACTCATTTTGGCTTCAAAAACTCATTTCCACAACCAATCGTCCTTGTGATTTACACATGTTTTCACTTTTGCACGAGAAGAAAAAGAGGCAACAACCGCGGAACAAGTTTGGCTGTTGCTACTAGCCTAGCGATTGCTAAATACGtgacaaaaagttaaaaaagcgcaccaaaaagtaaaaaattatgACATACTGTTTGTCACGCTTCTAGGAATAGCTACACTAGAAATAGCACCCTGGCTCCATAGCTATTTATGTTGGTAAATCCGCAGACTTCATTACTGTTGGCAAAGGGGGAGTTATTGTTCATAACCAAGTTGCAGATGTTGCAACTAACGTTCAATATCTTTACCGGGATGATTCAACTGAAGGCAAGATGCAGATCAAGAAGTAAAGACATAAAGATGCTGCTGAAAATCTAACACTTGAAGACCCAACTCGAGTACTTTTCTTCTTGGAGAAGGACATTCATCCTGGCACAACAGTGAATTATCACTTATCCGGAAATTCAACCAGAGAAACTTTCCTGTCCCGCAAGACTGCAGAGTCCATCCCCTTCGGCTCAAGCAAATTGGCAGAAATTCTTAACCGATTTTCAGTGAAACCGGGGTCTTTGGAAGCCGACATAATGAAAGAAACCATCCAATATTGTGAAGGGGTGGCCATGAGAGCCGAAGAAAAATATTGTGGTACCTCTCTAGAGTCGATGATTGACTTCACCACCTCCAAGCTttgaagaaataatattaaagcAATCACGACGGAGGTGGAAATATTGTGGTACCTCTCAGTAAGTATGTTTAAGATTGAAGGAGGAGATTTATGATTTGgagatttatgatttttctaTATTGCAAGAGgagatttatgatttttctaTATTGTAAATGCCATGCAGTGATTGTACCtgccatgcagatggatgtatatataatgttTTTCTATATTGTAAATGTCATGCAGTGATTGTACCTGTTCGCAACAGGATGcaactgttgggagacatcttttgacaattaaatatatattaattatatattaattaccaaataattaatacaccccaaagcccaaccccaagggtgagcccaattttagtctccaggcctattactccaattaCTTTCTTTAAAGgataaagccttataaagtgataaactcTTTTGGGAatgaccaatgtgggacaaggaaatttctactcaaacttcCAACAAATTATACAATAACCCCTGGAGTGAAAAAGCTGGCAGGCAACAAACTTATTGTGTGCCATAAGATGATCTATCCATATGCCGTTTTCTACTGCCATGCAATTGAAAAAACAAGGACTTTTATTGTGCCTCTGAAAGGCGCTGACGGGACGAATGCTAAAGCAGTAGCAGCCTGCCATGAAGACACATCTGAATGGAGCCCAAAACATTTTGCCTTCAAAGAGCTCAATTTTGAACCAGGAACAACTGAATCCCATTTGCCATTTTCTTAAAAACGAGAATGTTGGTTGGGtttcaaaacaaaaacctaCATGAGTTGAATCCGCCGCTCGGGTCCTCTACTTGATTATGTAGCCCATCAATAGGAGTAATTAGCCCGCTCCATTAATAAAAACAATCGCATGAGACAGATGAGCTGTTTATGTCTGAGACTGCGTACTCACTTCATAACATATTCTTATTACTCATTAGCAACGCAAAATTACCCCTTGTAATAGAGACGAAAAAAGtaccaaccccccccccccccctcccaaaataaaagcaaagaaaaaaaatagatgaGTATATTGTATTGTATCtcttaatcttatcctacctCCCATATCAATcatttgaatgaaaaaaataagagtTATGCTAAAGAAACTAAATTTGAAGATTaaaattgcaaactaaatgatgtatcacTAATAGAAATAAGCACGTCTTTTAAgacttaagtaataaaccaatcatcaattTCCATGTTCTTTAGTTTCAAATTTTAGTCTCCAAATTGAgactccctagcattactcaaaaaataaaaaaaataatatcaatgaatatggaaaaacaaatatataaaacgGTTGATCTCTATTAAACCTGCTAATGACCCGAAGCATAAAGTACTTGCTACCGGTGAAATAAACACTCGCATTActcaaaaattaataatatcaatgaatatggaaaaaaaatatataaaacgaTTGATCTCTATTAAACATGCTAATGACCCGAAGCATAAAGTACTTGCTACCGGTGCAATAAACACTCGCATTTGAAGAACTCCTCTATTGTATTTGTAATACATAATGGTAATATGTATATGATCAGATTTGTTTATGCATAGTTACCCTACTTCCTCTTGTGGAACTCCAGGTTGAGGAGTTAGGAGATCTACAAGTTTGCTAAAGTGAACCACTCTATCACACTGAGGATTTGTTTGATAATGATTTTGTTTGCAATCTGGGAGAAGTAGTTACAAATCTGCTAAAGTGAACCACAACAGTCAATCACATGACTAAGGGTTTGTGTGATAATCGTTTCGCTTTTTTGTAGTTTTCGCCTTTAGTGCTTGCTATAtgggaaaaatatatatatatatatatatatggaaagaaagaaggatgaaggaaaaaTGGTATAGTGAATGTAGATGAAATATACAAGGAATGATACacactaaaaacaaaaaaatttaagttattttcatcttcaaaattaTGTTTTCATTCGTTGTTCTCTATTTTTGAATCACAAGTTTGAGTGACCAAAATAGCCTAAGGGTATAAATGACATTCGCAAAATATAGGATGACTCATCATCACTCGGTAAGAAGTTGGTTAGTTGGATCAAAGGTTAATGTACCTTAGTTGATAAGCAAAATCACGAAGACTAAACTTAATAATTGAAACATAAATGGTCTTATTTCTAATTATGTGCAAAATGACTTTTTTAGAGgcgttgtttttcttttttggacaAAGGTAATTTTCATTACCAAAAGAGCACAATTACAGACAAAGAGGCCCAAATACACagtaaacacaaaacaaaaagtgaACCCCCAACACTAAACAAAAGCTCAACCCGAGAGAAGGGCCCAAAACAGAAAACCTTACAAGACTAACTTCCTCCGTCGTCGTCAAAGAACCGGCAGCCGACCACAATCCAACAACCTAGGCCAAAGATCTCACCAAACACAACGCCAAAGAAGAAGGCTCCATCTTCCTCCACCAAACACCACACAAATTGAAACCGCAACCACCAAAGAAAGAAGCCAGAAGGAAAGAACTTTCCCCTAGCAAAAAAAGCCGAAAACGGCATACAattggaaggtggtggtgtgTACACCATATGAGCAGAAGCTCTGCACACCTTCCTAGAAAACCTCGAAACACAGGTGGAAGAGATGGTTGCAGAATTGAACATGTGTGAGAATGATGTAGGACAGAAGCAAatggaaaagtaaaaaaatggcTGGATTAGAGTCATGGAGGTGGAAAAActtgagagagaagaagaaaaatgaaggttGGAAGTGGGACTGTCAGATTAAGACTGATGAAAGGTtagagcagaggttgcatggGGATTACCAAAAAAGACGGCCAGAAAAACATGGAGAAAGCCAATCTCATAGCTCGATGTATCCAGGACTCAATCTACTAGTCACTCCATTAATGTTGAATTAAATACTCCAATTTATTTCCACACaaagaaacaaatcagaaaCGTAAGAAAAAATTAAGGCCACCGCATGCTCTGCATTTTCGGTTTCATCTGGTATGGATTATTGGATTTTACTGACAGATCCATGTTTTAATTTGtgaaatgttaaggagattcTCTCAAAGTGACATTTTTCATGGACTTTCTGCCTCCTCATGGTTTTGAcactattttataatgttggcacgaAAATTTTGCTAAAAACACTAAATGACGTAGAATCCACGAATAGTCTTACTTTTGAGAGAATTTCCTTACTATTTATAATTGAATTTGATTCAAAGTTGGGAATAAATGTGGAACATCACACTAGGCAGTGGAAAGGGGCACATGTTAcaccttgttgatgcacaaaaccggaggtcttggaacaacgtaaatccgatcgtgaatctgcatgaaatgtaaataacacaagatgtatcgtggttcaccccaaggtttgggctacgtccacactgattatgtatttatctgagaggtgagggagagaacctctgaatatgataggggatgtgagaggggtgagaaggcttaagaaatggcatcccccaattgtgagggtgatgggtccttttatagaataatgactcctcacttattacatatttgccatttcctttatcacataattacatttaagtcccccgagtatttgtacaagatctaaatacgaggccctaaatatggtataaacagtagtcccccaagtcttcagtcaatagagtcttttggctggagacttgaaattcagttcaTGTGTGggcgaagtaactagatgttgtcttgaactgatgctcgatatgaggcggtgctccatctgaaatgatgctctactagaagtagcacatgctgcaaggctgctcggctcgtggcttatgttgccttggttggctcggcttgtggcgttgagaggtgagggagtccattttataaaataagggttcgctcctcaatacataaatgatgggctagagttgatactCGCGGCGATGTGGTTGCTcaataggcggcgatgctctctaatggtggtaagggagtcccttttatagaataagggctcgctcctcaatacataagtgatgggttaggagtgatgatggcggcgttgctctctaatgaaggtgagggagtcccttttataaaataagagctCACtactcagtacatgaataatgggtgctctctaatgaaagtgagggagtcccttttatagaataagggttcgctccttaatacataaataatgggctaagttccccaagtatttttcatgaggcccagttgaggcccaatatatggtacataatgtagttccccaagtcttcggttaatagagtctgttggctggagacttcaaactaaatccatgtatgggccaaaatggcggttgttcggatatggtatttgtataccttgcactgaagctttgtaggtgaagctttgcaaactagagctctgtaaatgaagtttttgaagctgattgacatgagtgatgttcatgaatgtttatgttgattgacatgagtgatgctcatggatgttgtcatgagtgatgctcataaatgttaacatgagtgatgctcataaatgttgacatgaatgatggtcatgaatgtttatgtatgattgttatgagtgatgctcatgaatgtttatgtatgaatgacatgagtaatgctcatgtataatttggagtactgggcgtacttttgatcacctggttggtggcatgaaggagagtacgagttgtatatttcatcacctggttggtggcataaaggagagtacaagttgtatatttcatcacctggttggtgacatgaatggctagttgccaaaatgatattagagtacgggttctacattttatcacctggttagtggtagtagcgcaggttgccgaataattgtggagtactgggcgtacttttggtcacctggttggtggtaatagcggcaggttgccaaataattgtggagtactgggcgtacttttggtcacctggttggtggtaatagcggcaagttgctgaataattgtggagtactaggcgtacttttgatcacctggtttatggtaatagtggcaggttgccgaataattttggagtactgggcgtacttttgatcacctggttgaagctattttgggcttatgggcattcgccctccacaacatgccagcccatttattttgggcttttccggttttttttttttttaccctctgatggggtttatacagatgtctctaaaagataagaaaaataaattacatcatacatctgtcaaaaaagtaaatcacatcattctggggGATGTTTATtctttacttttgctttctctgaaATATTCTCCCAACGACatgatcttttttctttttcttttttgttcctttaccctGATCTCTCCACCTCCAGGCACActcacttgcttttgctttcgtttttttatttgattttccttttctgATCAAGTACCTGACAGCTTGGAATATATTGTAATCAAGTGACCAGAGAGTAGGACTAGTGGATACCTctcttctgtttttcttttccttttggcaTAAGGCAGACAAAAGTAATAGTAGTAGACTTATTGTTGAGAAAGCTTATCTTCTTCATGAGTGTCTCCACTGGTGGATGAGAGGTAGCCTCTGTAAAAGTCTTCTTCTTGGCAAGATCGCCAGAAGCGCCAGAAGCTTTTGTGGAAGAATTAGATGTAGCAGGCTGCGAAAGAAATAAATGCAGCAGGCTGCTGTGAGCTCTTAAGCTGCGGGTTGGTGATAGCATGGCTGCTACCACCACTTGAATACGAAAGAGTAAGATCCCTCTGAACGAAATTCGCTCCTACCCAAGGTTTCAACAACTCCACTCTTATCATCCATTGAATTTCGAAGAAGACAACGCAAAGACTCCCACATATTTCTATTAAGAGAATCCCCAACAAAAACTAGTCGCTTTCCTCTCAATAGTCCCAACATGTTCTTACCATCTAACCTTGGAAGATTGCAATGTTTGGGATGCCATCTATACTTTTCGTAGCGATTATCTGGCCTCTTATTAAGAAAACAATTGAAGGATTCATCAATAAAAGGATAAGAACCCGGAGCATAAAGCGGATACGAATCATCTCTCACCCACATTCCATCAAACAGGTCACAATCATCCCTCGAAAATTCATAACCGGGCTAAGTTTGATTACTCTGCTTCTTAGATTCAGACAATGCCGCACTAGCATCATCACTCTCTTTTGAGGTCAATGCCACTGCTTGCCCCAAAACCCCATCAGAATCTTTAGCAAAAGATTCATTTTTTCTTGAACCCTCCAGTTTCTCGAAAAATCCCATTTTCCCAGTTACTTGAATCGTAGTGTTCTGGGACGAAGTCTGATTGGATTCTTAGGGTAAGAAAAGAATTGGGTTCGGCAGTTGGGCACTAGCCATATCAGGTTGCAAACCTCCACTCTCATCTAAACACATGAAATATTTAGCTTTCCAGGAAAATGGGTTTCCCGGGAAAGTTCAAAAGGGGTTTTGAAGATGTTCTTGAAGCCAAAAGGGAAAGAGTAGCCAAATGGGTTGAAAACCAGGAAGAAAGTGCAAGCGATGCAGACGAACGAGAAGCCATAGGCAAAGGCAGCGGTTTTTCTGGAGGGGAAGAAAATTGGGGAAGAAAGAGAGGGTTTGGAGAAGGCCTCTGGTCTTGGGATTGTGGGGGAATGCTGGTGCTTTGTGGGTTTTGGGGTTGtctgggtttttgtgattttgcagattcacagtggtgagatttgatgaaaaaatgaaagagaaccgacatagttttttatgtcgtttcccatagacggcaccaaatgttgatgcacaaaactggaggtcttggaataacgtaaatccgatcgtgaatctgcatgaaatgtaaataatacaagatgtatcgtggttcaccccaagatttgggctacgtccacactgattatgtatttatctgagaggtgagggagagaacctctgaatatgagaggggatgtgagaggggtgagaaggcttaagaaatggcctccc
This window contains:
- the LOC103441317 gene encoding BURP domain protein RD22; the encoded protein is MGFCLPHILAFLTLTLVACHAALPPQLYWNSVLPNSKMPKAISELLQPADFTEDKSTSVVVGKGGVNVDAGKGKPGGTHVDVGKGTGVHVEAGKGKPGGGTNVNVGGKGGTGVNTGKGTNVGVGKGGVSVNTGHKGKPVYVGVKPGPDPFNYQYAATETQLHQDPNVAIFFLEKDMRPGTTMNLHFTTNSNTQTFVPRETAESIPFSSNKLPEIFNQFSVKSGSVEADIIKGTIQECENPAIRGEEKYCATSLESMIDFSTSKLGGGNVRAISTEAGKGATLQKYTITSGVKKLAADKSVVCHKQNYPYAVFYCHATKTTRAYVVPLKGADGVNVKAVAVCHTDTSEWNPNHLAFQVLKVKPGTVPVCHFLPSDHVVWVPNQKST
- the LOC103415622 gene encoding BURP domain protein RD22-like, which encodes MFSLLHEKKKRQQPRNKHKDAAENLTLEDPTRVLFFLEKDIHPGTTVNYHLSGNSTRETFLSRKTAESIPFGSSKLAEILNRFSVKPGSLEADIMKETIQYCEGVAMRAEEKYCGTSLESMIDFTTSKLWIKPYKVINSFGNDQCGTRKFLLKLPTNYTITPGVKKLAGNKLIVCHKMIYPYAVFYCHAIEKTRTFIVPLKGADGTNAKAVAACHEDTSEWSPKHFAFKELNFEPGTTESHLPFS